One window from the genome of Deinococcus yavapaiensis KR-236 encodes:
- a CDS encoding methyltransferase domain-containing protein: MKPRLYEIEVLGGLEEFALQELQGVKGVKGLDGPRFLYAGDTRTLKRLKSVVAVYVVESFFVPRPKALLGHQHLLHLVAFVRDVTSQDSFSSFRFSAAGRDSAVFERLALELESATGLKHLPEEGELLLRVVPGDEGWDVLARITPKPLSARAWRVCNMSGGLNATVAHAMLRFGGIRENDRVFNPMCGSGTLLIERSLIGPVETLVGVDKDPDALTCARENVAASKRGGIELHQVDITTADMPTRAFDLIVADLPWGDAIGSHDDNAILYPAFLKAMGRAVSKRGRMVVLTHEVRLFQEVLEEDGRWKLLSEVKVYHGGHYPRMYLLGR, from the coding sequence ATGAAGCCGCGACTGTACGAAATCGAAGTTCTGGGCGGCCTGGAAGAGTTCGCTTTGCAGGAACTGCAGGGCGTGAAGGGCGTGAAGGGGCTCGACGGCCCGAGGTTTTTGTACGCGGGTGATACGCGCACCCTCAAGCGCCTCAAGTCCGTCGTCGCCGTGTACGTGGTCGAGTCGTTCTTCGTGCCGCGACCGAAAGCCCTGCTGGGCCATCAGCATCTGCTGCACCTCGTGGCGTTCGTGCGCGACGTCACCTCGCAAGATTCGTTCTCGTCGTTCCGCTTCAGCGCGGCGGGACGCGACTCGGCGGTGTTCGAGCGTCTCGCGCTGGAGTTGGAAAGCGCCACGGGCCTCAAGCACCTCCCCGAGGAAGGCGAGTTGCTGCTGCGCGTCGTTCCGGGCGACGAAGGGTGGGACGTGCTCGCGCGTATCACGCCGAAGCCGCTCTCGGCGCGCGCTTGGCGGGTGTGCAACATGTCGGGCGGTCTCAACGCGACCGTGGCGCACGCCATGCTGCGCTTCGGCGGCATTCGCGAGAACGACCGGGTCTTCAATCCGATGTGCGGCAGCGGCACCTTGCTCATCGAACGTTCGCTCATCGGTCCGGTCGAGACGCTCGTCGGGGTCGACAAGGATCCCGACGCGCTGACGTGCGCGCGGGAAAACGTCGCCGCCAGCAAACGCGGAGGCATCGAACTGCACCAGGTGGACATCACGACGGCCGACATGCCGACGCGCGCCTTCGATCTCATCGTCGCCGACTTGCCGTGGGGCGACGCGATCGGCTCGCACGACGACAACGCCATCCTCTACCCCGCGTTCCTCAAGGCGATGGGCCGCGCGGTGTCGAAGCGCGGCCGCATGGTCGTCCTCACGCACGAGGTGAGGCTGTTTCAGGAAGTGCTGGAAGAAGACGGGCGTTGGAAGTTGCTGAGCGAGGTGAAGGTGTACCACGGCGGGCACTACCCGAGGATGTACTTGCTGGGTCGCTGA
- a CDS encoding TrkH family potassium uptake protein, protein MRRRTFLSRLNAPQLIAASFALGILAGGALLALPFVQAPGARVTPLQALFTATSALCVTGLSVVDIGKAFNVAGQFVILLLMQAGGLGIITLGTLFAFLAGQRLGFGQRARLAEQLSAGQVGGVVPLLSSIVKYIFVIEGIGALLLYVRLGPEEGWLRGLYHSIFHAVSAFNNAGFSLYTDSFTRFRGDAWINTVMCALILLGSLGFLVMFNLVAWRRDRRKNPLTTQTKIMLLMTATLFALGVASVALFEWNNPRTLGSLPATEKIVAIVFQGTSPRTAGFNSIDYSALHPATLLITIFLMFIGGGPGSTAGGIKMTTFFVIVIAAWSFLRGRGEPIAFSRRIDADTILRALVVTVVSFALVNGAVLVLVLTNPKVPLINLLFETVSAFGTVGLSMNTTPILSPAGHLLLIVLMYLGRIGPLTFAVALSLRSERSAVTYPAEKSILVG, encoded by the coding sequence ATGCGACGGCGCACCTTCTTGTCCCGGCTCAACGCTCCCCAACTCATCGCGGCGTCGTTCGCCCTCGGCATCCTCGCGGGCGGTGCGTTGCTCGCCTTGCCGTTCGTGCAGGCGCCCGGGGCGCGCGTCACGCCGTTGCAAGCCCTTTTCACGGCGACGAGCGCGCTGTGCGTCACGGGACTGAGCGTCGTGGACATCGGCAAGGCGTTCAACGTGGCGGGTCAATTCGTGATCTTGCTGCTGATGCAGGCGGGCGGGCTCGGCATCATCACCCTCGGAACGCTCTTCGCGTTTCTCGCCGGGCAACGCCTCGGCTTCGGGCAACGCGCCCGACTCGCCGAACAACTCAGCGCGGGCCAGGTGGGCGGCGTCGTACCGCTCCTGAGCTCCATCGTGAAGTACATCTTCGTGATCGAGGGCATCGGAGCCTTGCTGCTGTACGTGCGCCTCGGCCCCGAGGAAGGCTGGCTGCGCGGCTTGTACCACTCGATTTTTCATGCCGTGAGCGCGTTCAACAACGCGGGCTTCTCGCTCTACACCGATTCGTTCACGCGCTTTCGCGGCGACGCGTGGATCAACACCGTCATGTGCGCCCTCATCTTGCTCGGCAGCTTGGGCTTTCTCGTGATGTTCAACCTCGTCGCGTGGCGCCGCGACCGCCGCAAGAATCCTCTCACGACGCAGACGAAGATCATGCTGCTGATGACGGCGACGCTGTTCGCGCTCGGCGTGGCGTCCGTCGCCCTCTTCGAGTGGAACAACCCGCGCACGCTCGGCTCGCTGCCTGCCACCGAGAAGATCGTCGCGATCGTCTTTCAAGGCACGTCGCCGCGCACGGCGGGCTTCAACTCCATCGATTACTCGGCGCTGCATCCCGCGACGCTCCTCATCACGATCTTCCTCATGTTCATCGGAGGCGGGCCGGGCTCCACGGCGGGCGGCATCAAGATGACGACCTTCTTCGTGATCGTCATCGCCGCGTGGAGTTTCCTGCGCGGTCGCGGCGAGCCGATCGCGTTTTCGCGCCGCATCGACGCGGACACGATTCTGCGCGCCCTCGTGGTGACCGTCGTGAGCTTCGCGCTCGTGAACGGCGCCGTTCTCGTCCTCGTCCTCACGAACCCGAAGGTGCCGCTGATCAACTTGCTCTTCGAGACGGTGAGCGCCTTCGGCACGGTGGGCTTGTCGATGAACACTACGCCGATTCTCAGTCCGGCAGGCCACCTGCTGCTCATCGTGCTGATGTACCTCGGGCGCATCGGGCCGCTCACGTTCGCCGTCGCCTTGAGCTTGCGCTCCGAGCGCTCCGCCGTGACGTACCCTGCCGAGAAAAGCATTTTGGTGGGATAG
- a CDS encoding potassium channel family protein, with protein sequence MKVKQCLVIGLGRFGTAVATTLYELGHEVVAVDIEEEHVQAVTNLVTHAAILDATDERALRSIGAGDFDEVVIAIGTDIRANILATMGAKGLGATHVVCKATDEISARVLEKIGADEVIRPEHDMGVRVAQRLAGVKRKDAPDLGGNISIVEIEVNERLRGTLKELNLSNRFGVQVIAINRAGKVEVTPRADELLRPHDLLVVVGDNHAIDALRRFSGE encoded by the coding sequence ATGAAAGTCAAGCAATGCCTCGTCATCGGCCTCGGGCGTTTCGGCACGGCCGTGGCGACGACCCTCTACGAACTCGGGCACGAAGTCGTCGCCGTCGACATCGAAGAGGAGCACGTCCAAGCCGTCACGAACCTCGTGACGCACGCCGCGATTCTCGACGCGACCGACGAACGCGCTCTGCGCTCTATCGGCGCGGGCGACTTCGACGAGGTCGTCATCGCGATCGGCACGGACATCCGCGCGAACATCCTCGCTACGATGGGCGCCAAGGGGCTCGGGGCGACGCACGTCGTGTGCAAGGCGACGGACGAGATCTCCGCGCGCGTCTTGGAGAAGATCGGGGCGGACGAAGTCATTCGTCCCGAGCACGACATGGGCGTGCGCGTCGCCCAACGCCTCGCGGGCGTCAAGCGCAAGGATGCGCCCGACCTCGGCGGCAACATCTCCATCGTCGAAATCGAGGTGAACGAGCGACTGCGCGGCACCCTCAAGGAACTCAACCTCTCCAATCGCTTCGGCGTGCAAGTCATCGCGATCAATCGGGCGGGCAAGGTGGAAGTCACGCCGCGCGCCGACGAACTGCTGCGTCCGCACGATCTCCTCGTGGTGGTCGGTGACAACCACGCGATCGACGCTCTGAGAAGGTTCTCGGGAGAGTGA
- a CDS encoding ATP cone domain-containing protein, which translates to MREIYVGRDGHRWPFSKGLVIESLLNADIAPEPGAAVARSVEQHLLDHDLRLVSPEQLQGILVTFVREELGDVYADRVAAQTPTFHDIAVTGGAGTLPFSRGVLARSLEDVGLAPREAFAVASRVDRVLRQGGVRHVTADELGTITEETLANTLGESWRHTYRFLRHHRGRLGVVDEGGVIVPFSKGILAQSLLAAGLSHDHARKVARETQQRLRAKDPGDRRTVTREHLTNVVEDILRREVGEDAAVRYHLLRALRRPGRPIVLLLGGVSGTGKSFLASEIAYRLGIPRIVSTDSVRQVMRAMVPPSLLPTLHASTFNAWEALLEPGEPTPAHPTRDLLIAGFREQVAQVSVGLKAVIERSIEEGMSVVVEGVHVAPGYLMAEPFPGALVVPILVTVPDVDEHHRHFEARDAAPGARRMSRYVRYFEEIRMLQAYLLDLAARTDVPTLPSASLDVAADHAVDIVTQRVLTMLEEDPLPSAAEPSA; encoded by the coding sequence ATGCGTGAGATCTACGTGGGGCGCGACGGGCACCGCTGGCCTTTTTCCAAAGGCCTCGTGATCGAGTCGCTCCTGAACGCCGACATCGCTCCAGAGCCGGGCGCGGCCGTCGCTCGCTCGGTCGAGCAGCACCTGCTCGACCACGATTTGCGCCTCGTCTCCCCGGAGCAACTGCAAGGTATTCTCGTGACCTTCGTGCGCGAAGAGCTCGGCGACGTGTACGCCGATCGCGTCGCGGCGCAAACCCCGACCTTTCATGACATCGCCGTGACGGGCGGCGCGGGCACGCTGCCCTTTTCGCGCGGCGTGCTCGCGCGCAGTCTGGAGGACGTCGGCCTCGCGCCGAGGGAAGCGTTCGCCGTCGCGAGCCGCGTCGACCGCGTGCTGCGGCAAGGCGGAGTGCGGCACGTCACGGCCGACGAGCTCGGGACGATCACCGAGGAGACCCTCGCCAACACATTGGGAGAGTCGTGGCGGCACACCTACCGCTTCTTGCGTCACCACCGAGGACGACTCGGAGTCGTGGACGAAGGCGGCGTCATCGTGCCCTTCAGCAAGGGCATCCTCGCGCAGTCCCTGCTCGCGGCGGGCTTGTCGCACGACCACGCCCGCAAGGTGGCGCGCGAAACGCAGCAACGACTGCGCGCCAAAGATCCTGGCGATCGCCGCACGGTGACGCGTGAACACCTCACGAACGTCGTCGAGGACATTCTGCGGCGCGAAGTCGGCGAGGACGCCGCCGTGCGCTATCACCTCCTGCGCGCCTTGCGCCGCCCCGGCCGTCCCATCGTGCTGCTGCTCGGCGGCGTCAGCGGTACGGGCAAAAGCTTCCTCGCGTCGGAAATCGCGTACCGCCTCGGCATCCCGAGGATCGTCTCAACGGACTCCGTGCGGCAGGTGATGCGCGCCATGGTCCCGCCGAGCTTGCTGCCCACGCTGCATGCCAGCACCTTCAACGCGTGGGAGGCCTTGTTGGAGCCGGGCGAACCGACACCCGCGCACCCTACGCGCGACCTGCTCATCGCGGGTTTCCGCGAGCAGGTCGCGCAAGTCAGCGTCGGCCTCAAGGCTGTCATCGAGCGCAGCATCGAGGAAGGCATGTCGGTCGTGGTGGAAGGCGTGCACGTCGCGCCGGGCTACCTCATGGCCGAGCCCTTCCCGGGGGCCCTCGTCGTGCCGATCCTCGTGACCGTTCCCGACGTGGACGAGCACCACCGCCACTTCGAAGCGCGAGACGCGGCACCCGGAGCGCGGCGCATGTCGCGCTACGTGCGCTACTTCGAGGAGATTCGCATGCTGCAGGCGTACCTCCTCGACCTCGCCGCGCGCACGGACGTTCCCACCTTGCCCTCGGCGTCTCTCGACGTGGCCGCCGATCATGCGGTGGATATTGTCACTCAGCGCGTGCTGACGATGCTGGAGGAAGACCCCCTGCCGTCCGCGGCGGAACCTTCTGCTTGA
- a CDS encoding TetR/AcrR family transcriptional regulator: MDSTSLRERQKERRRARIYTVAIDLFKRSGFQETTATDIAKAANVSRGTFFNYYPYKEAVLLDYGSEIVERLQDHAVARMREGAEPLTVLHEVWDRLAEESVKERDLIPPLAHELLNPDPERARTAYQALPLAKVVELILRPLHVTGRLRTDLSLERMTNLIADTYLMTALRWSAYAHDRPLREEMRVALNLLLGGIFRSG; this comes from the coding sequence ATGGATTCCACGTCGTTGCGCGAACGCCAGAAGGAGCGGCGGCGCGCACGCATCTATACCGTCGCCATTGATCTGTTCAAGCGCTCGGGCTTTCAAGAGACCACGGCGACCGACATCGCGAAGGCCGCCAACGTCTCACGCGGCACGTTCTTCAACTACTACCCCTACAAGGAAGCGGTGCTGCTCGATTACGGCTCCGAAATCGTCGAGCGTCTGCAAGACCACGCCGTCGCGCGCATGCGTGAAGGCGCCGAGCCCCTCACGGTCCTGCACGAAGTTTGGGACCGTCTCGCCGAGGAGAGCGTGAAGGAGCGAGACCTCATTCCGCCCCTCGCGCACGAACTGCTCAACCCCGATCCCGAGCGTGCCCGCACCGCCTACCAAGCGTTGCCGCTCGCGAAGGTCGTGGAGCTCATCTTGCGCCCTTTGCACGTGACGGGCAGGCTGCGCACGGATCTCAGCTTGGAGCGGATGACGAACCTCATCGCCGACACGTACCTCATGACGGCCCTGCGTTGGAGCGCGTACGCGCACGACCGTCCGCTGCGCGAAGAAATGCGAGTGGCCCTCAACTTGCTGCTCGGCGGAATCTTCCGAAGCGGCTGA
- a CDS encoding polysaccharide deacetylase family protein, whose protein sequence is MSILKLPPPKVLKRSRGAHERVAARATLRLALLGALLAWGVPWLAMRRANFGVLREGHGGHPELALTFEGGPDDMTARVLDVLAEKGAKATFLFDPARAVARPELVRRAVGEGHEVGGSGSLGLRRGRAGLATLGATVAVWRPTVYDATTAWRLERANVRAVGWSLRGTPKAVEDRLEPGNIVALTSDDGLGEWLDSVGDRGYTFVTVSHLQGARTEATRGLLVRMWRRVVDERFDRAGHLDLLTRRARGLTRLGLAPYEGPPLTLPNGDVVQPGEPAAEIHVHSKRLVTLVDVGTFVALRAFRDSLRDVAEQLQTNPKYEEVRLVFAFSLFHEVLEPLGFQSARLESETKERVLSMGMNALRRLYGTRTDRRVLRPRISWVDREAFLRKYGAKAKRRDETV, encoded by the coding sequence TTGTCGATCCTTAAGTTGCCTCCTCCCAAAGTCTTGAAGCGTTCACGCGGCGCGCACGAACGCGTGGCGGCGCGCGCGACCCTTCGGCTGGCGCTGCTCGGCGCGCTCTTGGCGTGGGGCGTTCCGTGGCTGGCGATGCGCCGCGCGAACTTCGGTGTGCTGCGCGAAGGGCACGGCGGCCATCCCGAACTCGCCCTCACCTTCGAAGGCGGGCCGGACGACATGACGGCGCGCGTCCTCGACGTGCTCGCCGAGAAAGGCGCGAAGGCGACGTTCTTGTTCGACCCCGCTCGAGCGGTCGCTCGTCCCGAGCTCGTGCGCCGCGCGGTAGGCGAAGGGCACGAAGTCGGCGGGTCGGGCTCCCTCGGTTTGCGCCGAGGTCGAGCGGGCCTCGCCACGCTTGGCGCGACGGTGGCCGTTTGGCGCCCGACCGTGTACGACGCGACCACCGCGTGGCGCCTCGAGCGAGCGAACGTACGCGCCGTGGGTTGGAGCCTTCGTGGAACGCCGAAGGCGGTGGAAGACCGTCTGGAGCCGGGAAACATCGTCGCCCTCACGAGCGACGACGGGCTCGGCGAGTGGCTGGACAGCGTCGGCGACCGAGGATACACCTTCGTCACGGTGTCGCATTTGCAAGGCGCGAGAACGGAAGCGACGCGCGGTCTGCTCGTGCGGATGTGGCGACGCGTCGTCGACGAGCGATTCGATCGCGCCGGTCACCTCGACCTTCTGACGCGGCGAGCGCGTGGCTTGACGCGTCTCGGCCTCGCGCCGTACGAGGGTCCGCCCCTCACCCTGCCGAACGGCGACGTCGTGCAGCCGGGCGAGCCCGCCGCCGAAATCCACGTGCACAGCAAGCGCCTCGTCACCCTCGTCGACGTCGGCACCTTCGTCGCGCTGCGCGCCTTTCGCGACTCGCTGAGAGACGTCGCCGAGCAGCTGCAAACCAATCCGAAGTACGAGGAAGTTCGGCTCGTCTTCGCGTTCTCGCTTTTCCACGAGGTCCTCGAACCGCTCGGCTTTCAAAGCGCCCGACTCGAAAGCGAGACGAAAGAGCGCGTGCTGTCGATGGGCATGAACGCGCTTCGGCGTCTGTACGGTACCCGCACCGACCGCCGCGTGCTTCGACCGCGCATCTCGTGGGTGGATCGTGAGGCGTTTTTGCGAAAGTACGGAGCGAAAGCGAAGCGTCGGGACGAAACGGTTTGA
- a CDS encoding glycosyltransferase family 4 protein, which translates to MRPLRIGLFTDVFLPDQNGVSTSILLLHAELRRRGHDAWIIAPAFPDHLDDESTVVRLRSITNPVLRRQRLAFPRKRRLPCQFDLVHTHTPWVIGWWGARLARKWNAPHITTFHTHLERYTHYIPGLSRIDRRTKAVSRIARRFYNRADFIVAPTVASAEIVQGYGALQPVRIVPTGIDEDLLLRAPVCPSPWPEGKRRLLTIGRLGHEKRFDVVLEALAQLRRGAHGAPVDAHLVHIGEGPQGEELRELAASLDLQAHVTFLGRVPVQHIGAYYRMAELFVFASDTETQGLVLTEAQMTGLPVVAVGAGGTLDGVKNGESGYLVAPGDTSAIARLSAKILADAALHEHLSRGAHAFAASSSLPVVTDRMLEVYLEALVAFEAGAFTNRLVDGARSNLSYDRRGS; encoded by the coding sequence TTGCGCCCCTTGAGAATCGGTCTGTTCACAGACGTGTTCCTGCCCGACCAAAACGGCGTCTCGACCAGCATCCTGCTGCTGCACGCCGAACTGCGACGTCGCGGCCACGACGCTTGGATCATCGCGCCCGCCTTTCCCGATCACCTTGACGACGAGTCCACGGTGGTGCGCCTGCGCTCCATCACGAACCCCGTCTTGCGACGTCAACGCCTCGCGTTTCCACGCAAGCGCCGCCTTCCTTGCCAATTCGACCTCGTGCACACGCACACCCCTTGGGTCATCGGGTGGTGGGGCGCGCGTCTCGCGCGCAAGTGGAACGCGCCGCACATCACGACCTTCCACACGCACCTCGAGCGCTACACGCACTACATTCCCGGCTTGTCGCGCATCGATCGCCGCACGAAAGCCGTGTCGCGCATCGCGCGCCGCTTCTACAACCGCGCGGACTTCATCGTCGCGCCCACCGTCGCCAGCGCCGAGATCGTGCAGGGCTACGGCGCCTTGCAACCCGTGCGCATCGTTCCGACGGGCATCGACGAGGATCTGTTGCTGCGCGCGCCCGTCTGCCCCTCGCCGTGGCCCGAAGGCAAGCGGCGGCTTCTCACCATCGGTCGCCTCGGACACGAGAAGCGCTTCGACGTCGTGCTCGAAGCGCTCGCGCAACTGCGGCGCGGCGCGCACGGCGCGCCCGTGGACGCGCACCTCGTGCACATCGGCGAGGGACCGCAAGGCGAGGAGTTACGCGAACTCGCCGCGTCGCTCGACTTGCAAGCGCACGTGACCTTCCTCGGCCGCGTTCCGGTGCAGCACATCGGCGCGTACTACCGCATGGCGGAACTGTTCGTCTTCGCGTCGGACACCGAGACGCAAGGCCTCGTTCTCACCGAGGCGCAGATGACGGGCTTGCCCGTGGTCGCGGTCGGAGCGGGCGGCACGCTCGACGGCGTGAAGAACGGCGAAAGCGGTTACCTCGTCGCGCCCGGCGACACGTCCGCCATCGCGCGGCTCTCGGCGAAGATCCTCGCGGACGCCGCTTTGCACGAGCACTTGTCGCGCGGCGCACACGCCTTCGCGGCGTCATCGAGCCTGCCCGTCGTGACGGACCGCATGCTCGAAGTGTACTTGGAAGCCCTCGTCGCCTTCGAAGCGGGCGCCTTCACGAACCGTCTTGTGGACGGCGCTCGAAGTAACCTGTCGTACGACCGCCGAGGTTCTTGA
- a CDS encoding glycosyltransferase, which translates to MRISVVVPAYDEAAYLPRLLSALERQTRLPDEVIVVDNRSTDDTASVARAWGATVVACDTPGVAYARQAGLLAASGDWVASTDADSKPSRQWLEHLHGGAPNAVALYGPMRFDEVSPLASVASELGYRAFLNVMAAVKRPNLAGANMAFSRSAALLAGGYPLVEAREDVLLGFALARLGEVRYVPHALVETSARRVKGGFGRFLWQHVKNLGGRTTGYFERRPQDGS; encoded by the coding sequence GTGCGAATAAGCGTGGTGGTGCCCGCGTACGACGAGGCGGCGTACTTGCCTCGATTGCTGAGCGCGCTCGAACGGCAAACGCGTCTTCCCGACGAGGTGATCGTCGTGGACAACCGCAGCACGGACGACACGGCGAGCGTCGCCCGCGCGTGGGGCGCCACGGTGGTCGCGTGCGACACGCCTGGCGTGGCGTACGCGCGTCAAGCGGGCCTCTTGGCGGCGAGCGGCGATTGGGTGGCGTCCACCGACGCCGATTCGAAACCCTCGCGCCAGTGGCTCGAACACCTTCACGGCGGCGCGCCGAACGCGGTCGCGCTGTACGGCCCGATGCGATTCGACGAGGTGAGCCCGTTGGCGAGCGTCGCCTCCGAGCTCGGCTACAGGGCGTTTCTCAACGTCATGGCGGCCGTGAAGCGACCGAACCTCGCCGGAGCGAACATGGCCTTCTCGCGCTCTGCCGCCCTGCTCGCGGGCGGCTACCCCTTGGTGGAGGCGCGCGAGGACGTTTTGCTGGGCTTCGCGCTCGCGCGGCTCGGCGAGGTTCGCTACGTGCCCCACGCGCTCGTCGAAACGTCGGCGCGACGCGTCAAGGGCGGGTTCGGTCGCTTTCTGTGGCAGCACGTCAAGAACCTCGGCGGTCGTACGACAGGTTACTTCGAGCGCCGTCCACAAGACGGTTCGTGA
- a CDS encoding MFS transporter, giving the protein MTSRVLRSLPWPRATVSVVWRAVAVLCFAEFVRTGVYGAFLPLFGPKVLGLNATAVALAFSVHFGADTVARSLGGHLVGRFGLRPLAVVGTLVTLGVLLTLPHVATAWELMLLAAVHGVAFSPLWPGVMTLASSNAAPDEQARATSFTQMAIFPFIGISFLGIGELASLGMRLGQTSVAWLTLVLAGFLPVLFLLGRKWEIASVRRASTATSVREAAPPTPPRTKRALAVLLPVAVMQTLGLTLLSPILLKFAVNAGLGTLGLAIVIGIGAGTAYLLLSASGRLADRRGARPVLVLGLVLIGLGFAFIATLPPLWAYFAIAALVGVGYSLMMPGWLGLVAKMLPEKERATRWGVIMTAENVGTTVGPLIGGFAWDAFGMRGPFLVGAGLFTVMTIVYLFWKPRV; this is encoded by the coding sequence GTGACGTCGCGCGTCTTGCGCTCCTTGCCTTGGCCGCGCGCCACGGTGAGCGTCGTGTGGCGCGCCGTCGCCGTGCTGTGCTTCGCCGAGTTCGTACGCACGGGCGTCTACGGCGCGTTTCTGCCGCTGTTCGGTCCGAAGGTCCTCGGATTGAACGCCACGGCGGTCGCCCTCGCGTTCAGCGTGCACTTCGGCGCCGATACGGTCGCGCGCAGTCTCGGCGGACATCTCGTGGGACGCTTCGGCTTGCGGCCGCTCGCCGTCGTCGGGACGCTCGTGACGCTGGGCGTCCTGTTGACGCTGCCGCACGTCGCGACCGCCTGGGAGCTCATGCTGCTCGCCGCGGTTCACGGCGTCGCATTCAGTCCACTCTGGCCGGGCGTCATGACCTTGGCGAGTTCGAACGCCGCTCCGGATGAGCAAGCGCGCGCCACGAGCTTCACGCAGATGGCGATCTTTCCGTTCATCGGCATCAGTTTTCTCGGTATCGGCGAACTCGCCTCCCTTGGAATGCGCCTCGGGCAGACGTCCGTGGCGTGGCTGACGCTGGTCCTCGCGGGATTTCTGCCCGTGCTGTTCCTGCTCGGCCGAAAGTGGGAAATCGCGAGCGTTCGCCGAGCGTCCACGGCGACGAGCGTTCGCGAGGCCGCGCCGCCCACGCCGCCCCGAACGAAGCGCGCGCTCGCCGTGCTGCTGCCTGTCGCCGTGATGCAGACGCTCGGCTTGACGCTCCTCAGCCCCATCCTCTTGAAGTTCGCCGTGAACGCCGGACTTGGCACGCTCGGCTTGGCCATCGTGATTGGCATCGGGGCGGGCACGGCCTACCTGCTGCTCAGCGCGTCGGGAAGACTCGCCGATCGACGCGGCGCGCGTCCCGTCTTGGTGCTCGGCCTCGTGCTGATCGGCTTGGGCTTCGCCTTCATCGCGACCTTGCCGCCGTTGTGGGCTTACTTCGCCATCGCCGCGCTCGTCGGCGTCGGCTACTCGCTGATGATGCCGGGCTGGCTGGGATTGGTCGCCAAGATGCTGCCCGAGAAGGAACGCGCGACGCGTTGGGGCGTCATCATGACCGCCGAGAACGTCGGCACGACGGTCGGGCCGCTCATCGGCGGTTTCGCGTGGGACGCCTTCGGAATGCGCGGTCCGTTCCTCGTCGGAGCAGGCCTCTTCACGGTCATGACGATCGTCTACCTGTTTTGGAAACCGCGCGTCTGA